The genomic DNA AATGCTTATGTAGATCCGCGAATTAGGTATTGAAAACACTTAAATAAGTAGTCGTGCAAAATAAATTTCATATTTAGGGAAGGTGACAGGTGACAGTTGACAGACAAGAGATACAGAGATTTCTATTGTTTTCCCAAATGTGCAATTAATTTTGCCCAGGTACTTAAATACTAATTTACAATACTTAAATAGTATCTGAGTTGACTACCTCTGCAAACTCCGAGGATCAAGTGCATCCCTCAACCCATCACCAAGGACATTAAAGGATAAAACTGTCAAAATAATCAAAATTGCAGGGGGCAAAATTAACCAAGGTTGTAATACTAAAATCGAAGCATTACTAGCTAAAGAAAGCATATTTCCCCAAGAAGGATCGGGTTGTTGAATCCCTAAACCAATCAAACTTAATACTGCTTCTGCACCAATAAAACTGGGAATTGTTAAGGTTGCTGAAATCACCACATAGGTAGCAGTTTGGGGTAAAACATGACGGATAATAATATAAATTGGTTTCCCACCCATTGCTAATGATGCTTGGACAAATTCTCTTTCTTTAATTGATAAAACTTGTCCACGAATTACCCTAGCTAAACCCGCCCAACTAATTACAGAAGTAATTAAAACAATAAACAAAAACCTCTGTGTACTTGTTAATTGGGGGCTTAAAATTCCTGACAATGCTGCTAATAAATAAATACCTGGAAAGGTCATCAAAACTTCGGCAAGACGCATGATTACACTATCAATGACACCGCCAAAATAACCAGAAATACCGCCTATTAATAACGCCAGAGGATAGGTAATAATAATCCCAAAGATACCAATAAATAAACTAATCCTTCCACCATAAAGCAGGCGACTAAATTGATCTCTTCCTTGTTCGTCAGTACCTAAAATGTTAAATTTAGCTTCTCCTTTAGCTCCAAATAAATGTAAATTGAGAGGAATACCGGAAATGATAGTAATTTCTTCCCATTTTGGAGGTAAGGGTAAACTCAGTTTAAATAACTGATATTCAGAATCAAAAACAAATAAGCCTAGAGGAGAAGGTTTTTGATAATCTATAATTAATTTTCTTTCCCCTGTTTCTATGTCTGTATCTCCTTGAATAGTAGGATAAATATGAGGGCCTATAAACTTACCCTCTTGGGAAATCCAATGAATACGAGTTGGTGGTAGCAAAGAACCGTTAGGTTGTGAATCATAAGGGTTATAAGGTGCAATAAAATCAGCCCCAATTACTGCTAAATAAAAAACTAATAAAATAATTGCCCCAAATTTGGCTAAGGAATTTTTTTTGAGTCTTTGCCACCAATTCATAATTTTTACTTTGCTCTCTAAAAATGATTAAAATATACTTCTCTTGTCATGAAAATCACATGATTTTATATAATCTGCTAGTTAGATGATAGATGATAAATTAAAGATCCTAAAGTTAGTAATCATCTATCATCTATTACTAACTAGGTTTGGGTTTTATATGGCTAATGCCACCTTATCACAAGCCCTAACTAGCAAAGTCATCAATGCAGTTGTTTAACTGTTTAACTGTTCTGCTAAATAATGTAATTCCTCATTTTCTTTTTCATGCTCAATTACGAAAACATTAGAGTAAAGATTAGCTAGAACCTGTTTTCCTTGCTGGGTTAAAGCTAAATAACGTAATCCTTCTTTGATATATGGATAGACACCATTCCAGTAAAATTTGGCGTAGTTCTTCCGCAAATCGCCTGGATTTTGATAGCCTAAAACTTTATTAACTCCTGTTTCTTCAAATTCGTAAAATAAGCTGGTTATTTTCTTCAAATAACGGGGATCACTCAATTGCCCAATTAAATCAGCAGCACGAACTAAACCTGCAAAGTGAGTAGTATCTTGATGATCATCAGCACTGGGAACTGGAAAGCGTGTTAGTTCAATATTATTTTTAATTGCTTCCGCATTTATTAACGGATGTCCACCAAATCTTTCATCAATAAATAGTTTTGCCCTATCCACATGATAGGGTGTGAGACTAGCATCAGAAGCACCAGAAGGTAGAGAAACCATATTACCATTTTGACCTGTAGAATATAGGCTTTCGGCTTCTTTGTCGTCTCGACAGACTCCTTTGACATAGCCAATATCGTGACACAATAAGGAGATAATTACGTGTAACCAGTCTTCGCTGGAAACTCCCCCTTCTCGGATATGTCTACCTCGTAAAATTTCTTGTCCCACTAGGGTAACAAGTACGGAGTGTTCAACGTTGTGATATAAAGCATCACTGTTGGCAATGTTTTCTAAGGCCATGTTACCAGCCCAGGCTATGATGTCTTGATAATCTGTTTTTAACCCGCCATAAGTACGCTGATAACCTGTTCGTAGTTGGTTTACAAAAGCGTCAATGATGATTTCTGTGGTATTGAACATAGAGGATAGTTAGGGTATATATTTTTTATAATCGTGTTTACTGGTGGTAATTTCGGTCAATTTAAGTTCTTTGTACTGTAGTTCAATTCATCGGTAAAGAAGCATATTTCCAGAATTTGT from Okeanomitos corallinicola TIOX110 includes the following:
- a CDS encoding Npun_R2479 family HD domain-containing metalloprotein, with the translated sequence MFNTTEIIIDAFVNQLRTGYQRTYGGLKTDYQDIIAWAGNMALENIANSDALYHNVEHSVLVTLVGQEILRGRHIREGGVSSEDWLHVIISLLCHDIGYVKGVCRDDKEAESLYSTGQNGNMVSLPSGASDASLTPYHVDRAKLFIDERFGGHPLINAEAIKNNIELTRFPVPSADDHQDTTHFAGLVRAADLIGQLSDPRYLKKITSLFYEFEETGVNKVLGYQNPGDLRKNYAKFYWNGVYPYIKEGLRYLALTQQGKQVLANLYSNVFVIEHEKENEELHYLAEQLNS
- a CDS encoding ABC transporter permease, with protein sequence MNWWQRLKKNSLAKFGAIILLVFYLAVIGADFIAPYNPYDSQPNGSLLPPTRIHWISQEGKFIGPHIYPTIQGDTDIETGERKLIIDYQKPSPLGLFVFDSEYQLFKLSLPLPPKWEEITIISGIPLNLHLFGAKGEAKFNILGTDEQGRDQFSRLLYGGRISLFIGIFGIIITYPLALLIGGISGYFGGVIDSVIMRLAEVLMTFPGIYLLAALSGILSPQLTSTQRFLFIVLITSVISWAGLARVIRGQVLSIKEREFVQASLAMGGKPIYIIIRHVLPQTATYVVISATLTIPSFIGAEAVLSLIGLGIQQPDPSWGNMLSLASNASILVLQPWLILPPAILIILTVLSFNVLGDGLRDALDPRSLQR